One segment of Capnocytophaga sp. oral taxon 878 DNA contains the following:
- a CDS encoding ferredoxin--NADP reductase, which translates to MNRFYELKVSKITHLTSTSVMITFEVPELLRKVFTFEAGEYLTLQQTLGGQKVRRAYSICSGVNEGELSVAVKRVPNGVFSTYATQELREGDVLEVMPPMGSFVFFYDIFGNRDIMLFSAGSGVTPMMSIAKTALAKTNIKVVFVYGNKSKEETLFFDEIEALRIQYPDRFLVHYAFSKEPWGDHYTGRINNAIVNDMFTKYADFNWGRYYACGPTELVKNLREILLLRGIDQDRIFTELFESSAADVDYSTLEGNVEITLNLNGQIHTFESARNQTLLSSALMRGYDAPYSCLNGVCSSCIAKVEEGEAKMAKNETLSEKEVADGYILTCQAYAMQDKIKVRIEK; encoded by the coding sequence GTGAATCGATTTTACGAACTAAAAGTATCCAAAATAACACATCTTACGAGTACCTCGGTAATGATTACCTTTGAGGTACCTGAATTGCTACGTAAAGTATTTACTTTTGAAGCAGGTGAATACCTTACCTTACAACAGACTTTGGGAGGACAAAAGGTAAGACGGGCTTACTCTATATGCTCTGGAGTAAATGAAGGAGAGCTAAGTGTAGCAGTAAAGCGTGTGCCTAATGGAGTTTTTTCTACTTATGCTACGCAAGAGCTACGAGAAGGTGATGTATTGGAAGTTATGCCTCCTATGGGATCGTTTGTGTTTTTCTATGATATCTTTGGGAATAGAGATATTATGCTTTTTTCGGCTGGAAGTGGAGTAACCCCTATGATGAGTATTGCTAAAACGGCTTTGGCTAAAACCAATATTAAAGTAGTGTTTGTATATGGTAATAAGAGTAAAGAAGAGACTTTGTTTTTTGATGAGATAGAAGCCCTACGAATACAATACCCTGACCGATTTTTAGTGCATTATGCCTTTAGTAAAGAGCCTTGGGGCGACCATTACACTGGGCGTATTAATAACGCTATTGTAAATGATATGTTCACCAAATATGCAGATTTTAACTGGGGACGTTATTATGCATGTGGACCTACTGAACTAGTAAAAAACCTGCGAGAGATATTATTATTACGAGGTATAGACCAAGACCGTATTTTTACAGAATTATTTGAATCATCAGCTGCTGATGTAGATTATAGTACATTAGAAGGTAATGTAGAGATAACTCTTAACTTAAATGGACAAATACATACTTTTGAGAGTGCTCGTAACCAAACACTACTGAGTTCTGCCCTGATGCGAGGTTATGACGCCCCTTATTCGTGCTTAAATGGGGTGTGTAGTAGCTGTATAGCTAAAGTAGAAGAAGGTGAAGCTAAAATGGCTAAGAATGAAACTTTAAGCGAAAAAGAAGTCGCTGATGGGTATATACTTACTTGCCAAGCATACGCCATGCAAGATAAGATAAAGGTACGGATAGAGAAATAA